The Sphaeramia orbicularis chromosome 16, fSphaOr1.1, whole genome shotgun sequence genome window below encodes:
- the elovl4a gene encoding elongation of very long chain fatty acids protein 4a has translation MEIVTHLINDTIEFYKWTLTIADKRVEKWPLMDNPLPTLAISTSYLLFLWLGPKYMKNREPFQLRKTLIVYNFSMVFLNFFIFKELFMAARAASYSYICQPVDYSNDPNEVRVAGALWWYFVSKGIEYLDTVFFILRKKFNQVTFLHVYHHCTMFTLWWIGIKWVAGGQSFFGAHMNAAIHVLMYLYYGLASCGPKIQKYLWWKKYLTIIQMIQFHVTIGHTALSLYVNCDFPHWMHYSLICYAITFIILFGNFYYQTYRRQQPRRDTSSSKANKALSNGTLNGLSKAANGAVVTGSKEEKAQESSGRRKRKGRAKRD, from the exons ATGGAGATTGTAACACATCTGATTAATGACACCATAGAGTTCTACAAATGGACCCTAACTATTGCAG ACAAGCGAGTGGAGAAATGGCCTCTGATGGACAACCCCCTGCCCACGCTGGCCATCAGCACCTCCTACCTGCTGTTCCTCTGGCTGGGACCCAAATACATGAAGAACAGAGAGCCTTTCCAGCTCCGCAAAACACTCATTGTCTACAACTTCAGCATGGTCTTCCTCAACTTCTTCATCTTCAAAGAG cttttcatggcGGCACGAGCAGCAAGCTACAGTTACATCTGTCAACCAGTGGATTATTCTAACGACCCCAATGAAGTCAGA GTGGCAGGAGCTCTGTGGTGGTATTTCGTTTCTAAGGGGATTGAATACCTGGacacagtgtttttcatcctGAGGAAAAAATTCAACCAGGTTACCTTCCTGCACGTCTACCACCACTGCACCATGTTCACGCTCTGGTGGATCGGCATAAAGTGGGTGGCAGGAGGACAGT CATTCTTTGGTGCACATATGAATGCAGCCATCCATGTTTTGATGTACCTGTACTATGGTCTGGCCTCCTGCGGACCTAAGATCCAAAAGTACCTGTGGTGGAAGAAGTACTTGACTATTATCCAGATg ATCCAGTTCCACGTCACCATCGGCCACACGGCTTTGTCCCTCTACGTCAACTGCGACTTCCCCCACTGGATGCACTACTCCCTCATCTGCTACgccatcaccttcatcatcctcTTCGGTAACTTCTATTACCAGACCTACCGCCGCCAGCAGCCCAGACGCGACACCTCCTCCTCCAAAGCCAACAAGGCCCTGTCTAACGGGACTCTCAATGGGCTCAGCAAGGCCGCCAACGGAGCAGTGGTGACGGGTAGCAAAGAGGAGAAGGCCCAGGAAAGTTctggaaggaggaagaggaaaggaagagcCAAAAGAGATTAG
- the mtcl3 gene encoding protein SOGA3 gives MMNPSSAETPRQPDNSSRKQQRSSSPAGLKDGGSKAAQKGSSSSKPITSKQGSGGGGGGGGGGGRSSRGHSPVSTGRERQVGGAPCVRGAAAVQAPGAESPTQSRPAAADDSPRTSADAPSPSRADQNRVVSDQPCASKSPKLRSKNLRGSEATASTSGNKKSSKSTVGCGPGFWKEGCLQSELIQFHLNKSLGKKGTKMQAKSASPPASEPELSPEKDSPQPAPQQDQRLQEEMERLEDENEDLKNEIEEMRAEMDEMRDTFYEEDACQLQDMRRELERANKNCRILQYRLKKAERKRLRFTESGQVDGELLRSLEQDLKVAKDVSVRLHHELENVEEKRTKTEDENEKLRQQLIEVEVTKQALQNELEKAKELSLKRKGSKEGQKAERKTPQTPIEEENEDLKCQLAFIKEEAILMRKKMAKIDKEKDRLEQELQKYRSFYGDVDSPLPKGEAGGPPTTRESELKLRLRLVEEEANILGRKIVELEVENRGLKAELDDMREDSLAAAGVDGSGTGGQQCREQGEALSELRQQLQLVEDEAELLRRNLADVEEENKKVTSELNKLKYKAGSHEAGSRHGGGGADPAKVEALQEELKAARLQINELSGKVMQLQYENRVLLSNMQRYDLASHLGIRGSPRDSDAESDGGRDDDTPSASASSPRLLPPHRKREGPIGGESDSDEVRNIRCLTPTRSLYSPVDSRFLSRSLKDRQQMIDIRIEAERLGRTIDRLIADTSTIIAEARVYVTNGELFARLDEDEEGGRIREHELLYRINAQMKAFRKELQSFIDRLDVPRQEDKNAEEPLSMFQPIILLILILVLFSSLSYATIFKLVFLFTLFFVL, from the exons ATGATGAACCCATCCTCTGCCGAAACGCCGCGGCAGCCAGACAATAGCAGCCGGAAGCAACAGCGGTCGTCTTCCCCGGCCGGGCTCAAAGACGGCGGATCTAAAGCTGCACAGAAGGGCAGCAGCTCGTCAAAGCCCATCACGTCAAAACAAggatcaggaggaggaggaggaggaggaggagggggaggaagaagcAGCCGAGGTCATTCTCCCGTTTCCACAGGCAGGGAGCGGCAGGTCGGCGGGGCTCCGTGCGTCAGAGGCGCGGCCGCTGTCCAGGCTCCTGGTGCTGAAAGCCCGACGCAGAGCAGGCCCGCGGCGGCAGACGACTCCCCACGCACCTCCGCCGATGCCCCGTCACCATCCAGAGCGGACCAGAACCGCGTCGTCTCCGATCAGCCCTGCGCATCCAAATCCCCTAAACTGAGGAGCAAAAATCTGAGGGGATCGGAGGCCACGGCGTCGACGAGCGGCAACAAGAAGAGCTCCAAAAGCACAGTGGGCTGCGGGCCTGGATTCTGGAAAGAGGGATGCTTACAATCGGAGCTAATACAATTCCACTTAAATAAGAGTTTGGGGAAGAAAGGGACAAAGATGCAGGCGAAATCAGCATCTCCACCGGCCTCGGAACCGGAACTGTCCCCAGAAAAGGACAGTCCACAACCGGCTCCACAGCAGGACCAGAGGCTGCAAGAGGAGATGGAGAGGCTGGAGGATGAAAACGAGGACCTGAAG aATGAAATTGAGGAGATGAGGGCAGAGATGGATGAGATGAGGGACACCTTCTATGAGGAGGATGCCTGCCAACTGCAGGACATGCGCAGAGAGCTAGAGCGAGCCAACAAAAACTGTCGGATCCTCCAGTACAGACTGAAAAAGGCTGAAAGGAAGAGGCTTAGGTTTACAGAGAGTGGCCAGGTGGATGGAGAGCTGCTCAGAAGTCTGGAGCAAGACCTGAAG GTGGCAAAAGATGTGTCTGTACGCCTGCACCATGAGCTGGAGAATGTGGAGGAGAAGAGGACCAAGACAGAAGATGAGAATGAAAAACTGAGACAACAGCTGATAGAAGTAGAGGTCACCAAACAGGCCTTACAGAATGAACTGGAGAAAGCCAAAGAG CTCTCACTGAAGAGGAAAGGAAGTAAGGAAGGGCAGAAAGCAGAGAGAAAGACTCCACAGACTCCCATTGAG GAGGAAAATGAGGATCTGAAATGCCAGCTAGCCTTCATCAAAGAGGAAGCCATATTGATGAGGAAAAAGATGGCAAAGAttgacaaagaaaaagacagactgGAGCAGGAGCTGCAGAAGTACCGCTCCTTCTACGGGGACGTGGACAGTCCTCTGCCCAAAGGCGAGGCTGGGGGGCCTCCCACCACTCGAGAATCAGAGCTGAAGCTCCGTTTGCGACTGGTGGAAGAGGAGGCGAACATCCTGGGGAGGAAGATTGTAGAGCTGGAGGTGGAGAACAGGGGACTGAAGGCTGAGCTGGACGACATGAGGGAGGACAG TCTGGCGGCAGCTGGAGTGGACGGCTCTGGCACTGGGGGTCAGCAGTGCAGGGAGCAGGGGGAGGCCCTGTCAGAGCTGAGGCAGCAGCTTCAGCTGGTGGAGGATGAGGCCGAACTTCTCCGCAGGAATTTGGCTGATGTAGAGGAAGAAAATAAAAAG GTGACAAGTGAACTTAACAAATTGAAGTACAAGGCGGGGTCCCATGAAGCTGGTTCAAGACATGGAGGAg GAGGAGCTGACCCCGCTAAAGTGGAGGCGCTCCAGGAGGAGTTGAAAGCTGCGCGTCTGCAGATCAATGAGCTGAGTGGTAAAGTCATGCAGCTCCAGTATGAGAACCGGGTGCTCCTGTCCAACATGCAGCGCTACGACCTGGCATCCCACCTGGGCATCCGCGGCAGCCCTCGGGATAGTGATGCTGAGAGTGACGGCGGACGGGACGACGACACCCCATCCGCCTCAGCCTCATCCCCTCGCCTCCTCCCACCTCATCGTAAGCGGGAGGGCCCTATTGGAGGGGAGAGTGACTCTGATGAGGTGAGGAACATCCGCTGCCTCACCCCGACCCGCTCCCTTTACTCACCTGTGGATAGCCGTTTTTTATCCAGAAGCCTGAAGGACCGGCAACAGATGATAGATATCCGCATCGAGGCGGAGAGGCTGGGCCGGACCATCGACAGGCTCATCGCTGACACCAGCACTATCATCGCCGAGGCCCGGGTGTACGTCACCAATGGAGAGCTGTTTGCAAGgctggatgaggatgaggagggtgGCAG AATCCGAGAGCATGAGCTGCTGTATCGTATCAACGCCCAGATGAAGGCCTTCAGGAAGGAGCTGCAGAGTTTTATAGACCGCCTGGATGTACCCAGACAAGAGGATAAAAACGCAGAGGAGCCACTGTCT ATGTTTCAGCCCATTATTTTGCTGATTCTCATTCTTGTTCTGTTTTCCTCACTCTCCTATGCCACTATCTTTAAATTGGTATTCCTGTTCACCCTATTCTTTGTTCTTTAA